CTgtgtgtggggcagggagaCCATGAACTGCCGCAAAAAAGATCGAGCCTCAGTCTGTCCTCTGCTGCTCACCCCTCTCCGCGGTGAGATCATGAATGTGCCCTCATGTAGGGTGCCCTACAGCTCTGGAGGGTCCACATGAAGCTGCCACATGTGTGGTGGCCTGAGAAAGGCTCTCAAGTCCAAGACAGCAAATAGCCTGGCACAGTGGCTGAGGCTGCCCCTCACAGATGCATTGCTGCTTCgggggtgatggtggtggggTGGAGGCGAGGGCCAGGCTGCCAATGGGCGGGCTGACATTGGCCAGGACCCCTCTGCGCAGGTTGTCCCCCAGGACCATGCTGAACGTGCTGCTGGtgtgctgtgggctgctgcaggggatCCAGGCCATCCTCACTGCTGACCTCAGCTGTGGCCACCTGCAGAAGGTGAGCTGTGGGCTGGAAGGGGCAGACAGAGCCCGGTACTCCAGCCTGCTGCGGAAAGTCAAGGAGGTGTCTGCAGAGCCGGCAGGTGAGTCCTGTGGCCCCCCACTCTCCAGCAGTCCCCCACCAGCTGCTTGCTAGCATGTCCAGGGCCCCAAAATTGAAGTGGGGACCCCATGTCCAGGGTCAGATGCAGGGGATCCCCTTAAAACTATGTAGCTTCTCCTATTGCTGGCTAGCgaaagcagcctggcagccacAGGGAATGGggccttttttttctggggatATACATCCATGGGTAGCAGAATAAGAGCTGACCCCCCCAGCAGcttcctcctccatcctctCCGTATCTCACAGGAACTCTCCCCAGGCTGGGGTTTGAGCAGATGGCCCTGGAGGTCCAAGAAGCCAACGGTGACCTCATGCAGAGAGGTGGTGTGCTGGAACCGCAGGTAACACTCCTGGAGCTGTCCTACAGACACCTGAAAGAGTGGGCAGCCTCCGGCCACAGCAGCCTTCTCTGTGCCCCTGGGGCCAGGAGTGGTTTGGAGCCCACCATGGTGCTGCCTGGGAAGGGAGTACCTGTTCATCTCCTGCtagggagcagccagggctgggctggggctgtccAGAACTGCGAGGGGCTCCAGCACTCAAAGGAGAGTGGTTTGAGGGACCAGACTCCTGCAATCTGTTTAATTAACCTCAAGCACAGCCCAGGaagcctctgcagagccagagtTCACTGGGCAGTGCTGTAACTTGCCTGGATTGGCCCCCAGTGCCTCTGTTCAGGCAGAAGGCGCAGCACCCTTCACTAAAATCAAAGctgtgtttcaaaataaatgcgTGCCTAAAGGCCTTGAGACATGCTAGGTGAGGCAGTGGCACCCACAGGGAGCCCACGGGGCTCAGTGGTGATCTCCAACAGCTCGAGCCTGGGCTTGAGCATGACAGAACACtccactgctggcagcagcaggtttcAGCAGCCACTGTTGGCTCTCTCCCATGCAGTTCTTTATCGCTAGCATAGTGGTCCAGCACCAAatctttccctcctcttcctctctttctggCAGGCATCATCCACAGAACCGCAAGCTGCAGGTCGCGAAGAGCGCTCACCTCGCCGCTGTGTCCGCCTGCTGGAGTCCTGCCTTGGGCATCAGGTCCCCTGCTGCGACCCCTGTGCCACCTGCTACTGCCGCTTCTTCAATGCCTTTTGCTATTGCAGGAAAATCAGCACCAGCTTCCCCTGTGGCAAGAACTAGTGCCTGTGCCGTGGGGCTGCCTGCTCCTTGCCCACGcatgctgcctcctcctctgcagctctaATAAACCAGCCATTAGCAACAGCTGTTGTTGAGTGGGAATGATTCCATGTGTCTGCTTGGGATCTTGGGGAAGAGGGGTAGCGGCAAGGTCAGGGCTCCTGCATCCAGGTGGGCACCATGTCCAAACAGCCAAGGGTGACCCCCATATCAAACCAAatgagcttttttcccccccgaGCAGCTTCTGCAGGGCCCCTCCTGGCTAGGTGAGCGATCTCAAGGCTGGAAGGTGCTCCAGGATGTGACGTTTCACTTGCGCTGGAGGCTTTACTTGTGTTCTTTTGCCAGTATCGATCATAGTGGCCCCAGGGTGCTTTACACCTGCAAGCCATCAGCCCCAAGGAATCAGTGACCAAGTACCTGCAGCGTGGCTGCAACCAGCACAGACCACCACCACCGCCTCCACCACAGCTGCACTAAGAGGATAAAATGTGTCCGTGGAGACTGTGAAAAGCCCTACAAACCCCACACAAAGGCTTTCAGGCGTGCTGGAGGCCAGCCTCAggcctgctgctgggggaaggtGTGGTTGTGGGGATGGAAGAGGCGTTACTGCGGGGCGCGGCGCTGCCAGCAGCCGCCATTCCGCTCCTCACAgccccgccccacccccaccgGAGGCACTTCCCGCCCTCGCACTGCCTGCTGGGAAAGGGGCGGGAACAGGCGCGCGCGTAGCGTCACGTGAGCGCCGGGCAGGTCACGTGAGGCGCTGGGGGGTTGTTCACCCGTCTTGTCTGTCGCCGCCATGTCGTCTTTTCCCGAGTTGTATTTTAACGTGGATAACGGTTACCTGGAAGGGTTGGTACGTGGTTTTAAGGCGGGAGTGCTCCGGCAAGGTGACTACGTGAACCTGGTGCAGTGTGAGAGCCTAGAGGGTGAGTGGCGACGGCGCTCTGAGGCGGGCGGGGACCCCCCATACTAAGGGGAAGGCCTGGCCGCCAGGCTGAGGGGGAAACTCGGTCGGCGTGAGAGTGAGGGGGAGGTGAGGGGCTGTGTGGCACTGAGGAAAAGAGCCGATAGCGGCGTTTTGGAGGCGCTGTTCCTTCTTCACCCCTTAGCTGAGCAGGCACTTGGTCGCGTCCTCCGTCCCCCCCGGCTGCTCACTCTGAGCTCAGCTGACTCAGTTTCCCGGTCAGCCCGGCCGTGTGATTGCAACAGTTGATACAGCCATTTAAGGAAGCTTGAGTTCCCAGTGCTTTCTTGAGGTGGCCCTGTAGCTGTGGTGCATGTCCTGCGGTTGTTGGGAGCCTGGCGGGTCTGTCAGgctaaatttttttctcctgtatcaGTGACCTGCTTAACAGTTTTCACTCATTGGCATCCAGAACTTGGACCGCAAAACATGAAGATCAAAACTAAGTCTCTGTTGAAACAGGCTGGAAACATATGTATCTAGAGATGGTTGTTTTGGTCAATGGGATGGTAATTATTGGATAAtgctttcttctaaaaatgCTAGTTATGCATCAGCTTTATCTTGATGATCATTGATGAGTGATTTAAATTAATACTGACTACCTAGAGGGATCCATGGCTGGCTGAACCATGATGGAAGTTACC
This genomic window from Falco rusticolus isolate bFalRus1 chromosome 15, bFalRus1.pri, whole genome shotgun sequence contains:
- the LOC119158010 gene encoding agouti-related protein, with amino-acid sequence MLNVLLVCCGLLQGIQAILTADLSCGHLQKVSCGLEGADRARYSSLLRKVKEVSAEPAGTLPRLGFEQMALEVQEANGDLMQRGGVLEPQASSTEPQAAGREERSPRRCVRLLESCLGHQVPCCDPCATCYCRFFNAFCYCRKISTSFPCGKN